A single Lolium perenne isolate Kyuss_39 chromosome 6, Kyuss_2.0, whole genome shotgun sequence DNA region contains:
- the LOC127308576 gene encoding uncharacterized protein — MHEARVGCVRRWYAEKRKLPMRDKSPARDILMEPWQYMQVPPPFVGHARPGVYKAMVHWWTSAEFKRRHIAGQLKRAAMIGGSHTQGSMPMTVIMQNKEKELGTTPSMFLVWKECHQKKNKDGTLSWVSENAELKDTEYRAGFAESYGEANPEIEPFDPEVAMRRGGGRKNGRLWMCDSAIDPRTVRSMREIRHDSSSSSTTIQSRPTPASRAIEKLREDFENERKEREQAQALLAQQSQMMAQQNQIMAWFTQRMAACESQLTALLPSGATLPTVGPPPFNLNAWLQASGGSNNAELGGPSSQDETMQTPPTGGNPDNPLARSLF; from the exons ATGCACGAGGCGCGTGTGGGCTGCGTCCGAAGATGGTACGCCGAGAAGCGCAAGTTGCCGATGCGGGACAAGTCTCCAGCCCGAGATATCCTTATGGAGCCGTGGCAGTACATGCAG GTGCCTCCTCCGTTCGTAGGTCACGCCAGACCGGGAGTCTACAAGGCTATGGTCCATTGGTGGACAAGCGCCGAGTTCAAGAGGAGGCACATAGCAGGACAGCTAAAGAGAGCTGCGATGATAGGTGGGTCACACACGCAAGGCAGCATGCCCATGACCGTCATCATGCAGAACAAG GAAAAAGAGTTAGGCACGACGCCCTCGATGTTTCTGGTGTGGAAAGAGTGCcatcagaagaagaacaaggatgGGACACTATCGTGGGTGAGCGAGAACGCCGAGCTGAAGGACACCGAGTACCGGGCCGGCTTTGCTGAATCATATGGCGAGGCGAACCCTGAGATCGAGCCCTTTGACCCCGAGGTTGCCATGCGTAGGGGAGGTGGCAGGAAGAATGGCCGCTTGTGGATGTGTGATAGCGCCATCGATCCTAGGACCGTCCGGTCTATGAGAGAGATTAGGCATGACAGCTCGAGCTCCTCCACTACCATACAGTCTcgcccgacgccggcgtctagaGCCATTGAGAAGCTTCGG GAGGACTTTGAGAATGAGAGGAAAGAGAGGGAGCAGGCACAGGCCCTCCTTGCTCAGCAGAGTCAGATGATGGCGCAACAGAATCAGATTATGGCGTGGTTTACACAGAGGATGGCAGCGTGCGAGTCCCAGTTAACG GCCCTTCTGCCAAGTGGCGCCACTCTTCCTACAGTTGGTCCACCTCCTTTTAACCTCAACGCATGG CTTCAGGCCTCCGGTGGATCCAACAACGCGGAGCTCGGTGGACCATCGTCTCAGGACGAGACCATGCAAACGCCTCCTACGGGGGGTAACCCTGACAacccgctcgctcgctcgctcttcTAG